One Tachysurus vachellii isolate PV-2020 chromosome 18, HZAU_Pvac_v1, whole genome shotgun sequence DNA segment encodes these proteins:
- the helz gene encoding probable helicase with zinc finger domain, translating into MEDRRPQKSCEEAIGSLVRQEYEAAVAHSTDALLALDSTPPTPSTTLLRKCALLYRIAAWLQLKEYDQADEDSKHVLAEELGKGEGSFRAGLQKMMLDGSLQEVFTILSKALYGEPLNGIMTKDMTRLKILLSEMESVSSKMVTEQPSETEEDVQEGWQFRPPPRGVTSSEEYTLCKRFLEQGLCRYGAQCTSAHSQEELTEWQQRYASRLIRLKQQQDGKHYTENYTEALIEKWINSLTPEKVLNDCIDGVTVEHNSDLSVTVNTKKSSHSWTFSLYCKPARVLHRIALLYDANRPHFSVTAVSAGDVSTQVPQQVCEGGCQEWTGVEVLQNGMDHCLYTVEVAFRTEIFGTFRQTVVFDFGSEPVLMQRVMVDAASIEDLEHLMQARQQLLMTAKRWDSSCKTIVEFTPNENMELERSLLSRYQIPLSADQLFTQSVLDKTLTRENYQPRLHDLLYIEEIAQYKEVSKFNIKVNLQLVSSFLLTGISGGANYAQNGQLFARFKLTETLSEDTLAGRLVMTKVNSVLLLPVSRDRVSQGQPASAKERVYEAFIEEKTKDYIFLRICKDCCEELHLVPDRELQVELQFQLNRLPLCEMHYALDRLRDNSILFPDISLTPIIPWSPNRQWDEQLDPRLNAKQKEAILAITTPLSINLPPVLIIGPYGTGKTFTLAQAVKHILKQPDTRVLICTHSNSAADLYIKDYLHPYVEAGNPHARPLRVYFRNRWVKTVHAVVQQYCLISGAYLTFQMPTRQDIERHRVVVVTLSTSQYLCQLDLEPGLFTHILLDEAAQAMESETIMPLALANKSTRIVLAGDHMQLSPFVYSEFARERNLHVSLLDRLYEHYPSEYPCRILLCENYRSHEAIINYTSDLFYEGKLMASGKQPPHKEFYPLTFFTARGEDVQEKNSTAYYNNAEVFEIVERVEEIRRKWPVAWGKLDEGSIGVVSPYADQVFRIRAELRKKRMQEVSVERVLNVQGKQFRVLFLSTVRTRHTCKHKQTAIKRKEQLVEDSTEDLDYGFLSNYKLLNTAITRAQSLVAVVGDPIALCSVGRCRKFWETFISICHDNNSLHGITFEQIKAQLEALELKKTYVLNPLAPEFIPRALRAQQPQGPSKHQHSPPKVKGQIANHAEHFPPEGFVQPSAAVLMGNPIQAFTPTGGGAPPSGKSPSPVQRIDPHTGASILYVPAVYGGNMVMPLPLPWPGYQNRFAMDPRIMSHQAAMAAYNLNLRPAVSRTSPVLYGLNQPSPLGIGQLPPTDKDLLQETTANGKIDINGKVEHSRLLTPERKAPELKEKQGEPESVQNKSPETHASLVFPPSRLLRKDPPTQRPPLSFPLPPPHPAFAPHAPPGPLAHYGLPRPAIRVQTQQPQASAFPPSFFGGHPLAQRTLHSPVLDGLDGGESLMGTVPDELKNVVRGMPPQHQPHQQPMRLNSFGEESLDSLLGDSLDGQGCSGMETMAAQPQQQSVRLGQWNEPGPFLQGAVPPFALPHQLAHLGQPGMRIPQQLLRPNWGLGTTVEDEPRAPMPRYSGLPRESLPQESYQPREAAEMPPPQSRLLQYRQVQQPHLSGELSSPSTVSSALPLSTSNTSNNHNHTPVSGPFPFPDTSRDLPFHQQQAFSQAALPLPPEHVPVKYLLPEAHWHHAGAQQSPTLAFGLQQGPFTQLQLQQHKQQQQQLQAPHNALHSLEEYEPRGPGRPLYQRRISSSSPQPYGESVVQCKESQDPTGCFTYPTADLWPSQGPAPLHNIPCNGASHLVPQRDILVSKALNAAEDLAQAECVQQPPHSAGLAALQQHGQFPALLPSKQTPPDPGGVGSMPASGHNKPPAMSYASALRAPPKPRCPLPEQTKKNSDPISLLQDLSIGSSNSSNGYYSYFK; encoded by the exons ATGGAGGACAGGAGGCCCCAGAAGTCATGTGAAGAGGCAATTGGATCGTTAGTGAGGCAGGAGTATGAGGCAGCGGTGGCCCACAGTACGGACGCCCTGCTGGCCCTGGATTCGACCCCACCCACCCCCAGCACAACCCTCCTCCGCAAGTGTGCACTGCTCTACCGCATAGCAGCCTGGCTACAGCTG AAGGAGTATGATCAAGCTGATGAAGACTCTAagcatg tgctggcTGAGGAGCTGGGGAAGGGTGAGGGAAGTTTCAGGGCTGGGCTGCAGAAAATGATGCTGGATGGGAGCCTACAGGAAGTCTTTACCATTCTTTCTAAAGCTCTGTATGGAGAACCGCTG AATGGTATCATGACTAAGGATATGACGAGGTTGAAGATACTCCTTTCTGAAATGGAG tctGTAAGCAGTAAAATGGTGACGGAGCAGCCATCAGAGACAGAGGAGG ACGTTCAAGAAGGTTGGCAGTTTCGGCCTCCTCCTCGTGGGGTCACTAGCAGCGAGGAGTACACGTTGTGTAAAAG GTTTTTAGAGCAGGGTCTGTGTCGGTATGGTGCACAGTGCACCTCAGCCCACTCTCAGGAGGAGCTGACTGAGTGGCAGCAGCGCTATGCCTCCAGACTCATTCGTCTCAAGCAGCAGCAAGATGGGAAGCATTACACTGAGAACTACACGGAGGCCCTCATTGAAAAGTGGATCAACTCCCTAACACCAGAGAAAGTG CTTAATGACTGTATAGATGGAGTTACAGTCGAACATAACTCAGATCTTTCGGTCACTGTCAACACCAAGAAGTCATCTCATTCCTGGACATTCTCACTTTACTGCAAG CCTGCCCGCGTGTTGCACCGAATCGCACTGCTCTATGATGCCAACCGACCGCACTTCTCCGTCACAGCCGTGTCGGCAGGTGACGTTTCCACCCAGGTACCCCAGCAGGTGTGTGAGGGTGGCTGTCAGGAGTGGACGGGAGTAGAAGTGCTACAGAACGGAATGGATCACTGCCTCTACACTGTAGAGGTGGCGTTTAGAACCGAGATCTTCGGCACTTTCCGTCAGACCGTAGTCTTTGATTTCGGTTCTGAGCCAGTGCTGATGCAGAGAGTGATGGTGGACGCAGCGTCTATTGAAG ACCTGGAGCATTTGATGCAGGCACGGCAGCAGCTTCTGATGACGGCGAAGCGCTGGGACTCATCCTGCAAGACCATTGTAGAGTTCACTCCCAATGAGAACATGGAGCTGGAGCGCAGTCTGCTCAGCCGCTATCAGATCCCGCTGTCTGCTGACCAGCTCTTCACCCAGTCTGTGTTGGACAAGACTCTCACACGTGAGAACTACCAGCCCCGCCTGCATGACCTGCTTTACATAGAGGAGATTGCACAGTACAAAGAAGTTAGCAA GTTCAACATCAAGGTAAACCTGCAGCTGGTCTCCAGCTTCCTCCTGACTGGAATATCTGGGGGTGCCAACTATGCCCAAAACGGCCAGCTATTCGCACGCTTCAAGCTAACAGAGACACTGTCTGAGGACACACTGGCAGGACGGCTGGTGATGACGAAGGTAAACTCGGTGCTGCTATTGCCTGTGAGCCGTGATCGGGTGTCTCAAGGCCAGCCTGCCAGCGCCAAGGAGCGTGTCTACGAGGCCTTCATCGAGGAGAAGACTAAGGACTACATCTTTCTGCGCATCTGCAAGGACTGCTGTGAGGAGCTCCATCTGGTGCCTGACAGGGAGCTGCAG GTGGAGCTGCAGTTTCAGCTGAACAGGCTTCCGCTGTGTGAGATGCACTATGCTCTAGACCGCCTCCGTGACAACAGCATCCTCTTTCCTGACATCAGCCTAACTCCAATAATCCCCTGGAGCCCCAACAG GCAGTGGGACGAGCAGCTGGACCCTCGTTTAAATGCCAAGCAGAAGGAGGCCATTTTGGCTATCACCACTCCACTGTCAATCAATCTCCCTCCCGTGCTTATCATTGGACCCTACGGCACAGGCAAAACTTTTACATTGGCTCAGGCAGTGAAACACATCCTAAAACAGCCTGACACACG GGTCCTCATCTGCACCCATTCAAACAGTGCAGCAGATCTCTACATAAAGGACTACCTTCATCCATATGTGGAGGCAGGCAATCCACACGCAAGACCTCTCAG ggtttaCTTTAGGAACCGCTGGGTGAAAACGGTGCATGCAGTGGTGCAGCAGTATTGCCTGATCTCTGGAGCTTACCTCACCTTTCAGATGCCGACTCGGCAGGACATAGAGCGCCACCGTGTTGTAGTAGTGACGCTTAGTACGTCCCAGTACCTCTGTCAGCTTGATCTGGAACCTG GGCTCTTCACACACATATTGCTGGACGAGGCGGCCCAGGCAATGGAGAGCGAGACCATTATGCCGTTGGCACTGGCTAATAAGAGCACACGCATCGTCCTTGCTGGAGACCACATGCAG CTCAGTCCgtttgtgtacagtgagttTGCCCGCGAGAGGAATCTACATGTGTCCCTGCTGGACCGGCTGTATGAGCACTATCCCTCCGAGTACCCCTGCAGGATCCTGCTGTGTGAAAACTACCGCTCCCATGAGGCAATCATCAA CTACACATCGGATCTGTTCTACGAGGGCAAGCTGATGGCCAGCGGCAAGCAACCCCCACATAAGGAATTCTACCCTCTGACCTTCTTCACGGCTCGAGGGGAGGACGTGCAGGAAAAGAACAGCACGGCTTACTACAACAATGCTGAG gtgtttgAGATCGTTGAGCGGGTGGAGGAAATAAGGAGGAAGTGGCCGGTAGCGTGGGGAAAGCTGGACGAAGGCAGTATCGGCGTGGTGTCCCCATACGCAGACCAAGTGTTTCGTATCCGAGCCGAACTTCGCAAAAAACGCATGCAGGAGGTCAGCGTGGAGCGAGTGCTCAATGTTCAGG GTAAGCAGTTTCGTGTGCTTTTCCTGAGCACCGTTCGCACTCGCCACACCTGTAAGCACAAGCAGACGGCCATCAAGAGGAAGGAACAGCTGGTGGAAGACTCTACCGAGGACCTGGACTATGGCTTCCTATCCAACTACAAACTCCTGAACACTGCCATCACACGGGCTCAGTCCCTAGTGGCCGTAGTGGGAGACCCAATAGCGCTGTGCTCCGTGGGCCGCTGCAG AAAGTTCTGGGAAACGTTCATCTCCATCTGCCATGATAACAACAGTCTGCATGGAATCACATTCGAGCAGATTAAGGCCCAGCTGGAGGCTCTGGAGTTGAAGAAGACCTATGTGCTGAATCCACTGGCTCCTGAGTTCATCCCCCGAGCCCTGAGAGCCCAGCAGCCCCAGGGACCCAGCAAACACCAGCATTCCCCACCTAAG gtTAAGGGACAGATTGCCAATCATGCAGAGCACTTTCCTCCTGAAGGATTTG ttcagCCCAGCGCTGCTGTGTTAATGGGGAATCCCATCCAGGCTTTCACTCCAACGGGAGGAGGAGCACCACCATCTGGCAAATCCCCCAGTCCTGTACAGCGCATTGACCCTCACACCGGAGCCAGCATCCTATATGTGCCCGCCGTCTATGGGGGAAACATGGTCATGCCTCTGCCG TTGCCATGGCCAGGCTATCAGAACCGCTTTGCCATGGACCCTCGTATCATGAGTCACCAGGCAGCCATGGCAGCCTACAACCTGAATCTGAGGCCTGCCGTCAGTCGGACATCACCAGTGCTTTATGGTCTGAACCAGCCATCACCGCTAGGCATTGGCCAACTTCCCCCCACTGACAAGGACCTGTTGCAGGAAACTACTGCCAATG GAAAGATCGACATTAATGGAAAAGTGGAACATAGCAGGCTGCTGACACCTGAAAGGAAAGCTCCTGAGCTGAAGGAGAAACAg GGAGAGCCTGAGTCTGTCCAGAACAAAAGCCCTGAAACCCATGCCAGCCTGGTGTTTCCTCCCAGCCGTTTGCTGCGTAAAGACCCGCCTACCCAGCGTCCACCGCTCAGCTTCCCATTACCCCCTCCTCACCCAGCATTTGCCCCCCATGCCCCTCCTGGCCCCCTGGCACATTATGGTCTTCCCAGACCTGCCATTCGAGTGCAGACCCAACAGCCACAGGCCTCTGCCTTCCCTCCTTCATTTTTCGGTGGCCATCCTCTGGCCCAGCGCACGCTGCACTCTCCAGTGCTGGACGGCCTTGACGGAGGGGAGAGCCTAATGGGCACTGTCCCTGATGAGCTGAAGAACGTTGTGAGGGGAATGCCTCCCCAACACCAGCCCCATCAGCAGCCGATGCGCCTCAACAGCTTTGGGGAGGAGAGTCTCGACTCGCTGCTTGGTGACTCTCTGG atgGTCAAGGCTGTTCAGGCATGGAGACAATGGCTGCTCAACCGCAGCAGCAGTCGGTTCGTCTAGGTCAGTGGAACGAGCCAGGGCCCTTTCTGCAAGGTGCTGTGCCTCCTTTCGCCCTGCCCCACCAATTGGCACACCTGGGTCAGCCAGGTATGCGGATCCCCCAGCAGCTGCTCCGTCCCAACTGGGGCCTGGGCACCACTGTTGAGGACGAGCCCCGAGCACCCATGCCCAG GTATTCTGGTCTCCCACGTGAGTCGCTCCCTCAAGAGTCATATCAGCCACGTGAAGCTGCTGAAATGCCCCCACCGCAGTCACGCCTGCTACAGTACCGGCAGGTGCAGCAACCCCACCTTTCCGGGGAGCTCTCCTCACCTTCCACTGTCTCCTCTGCCCTCCCTTTATCCACCTCTAACACTTCCAACAACCACAATCATACTCCGGTATCGGGGCCTTTCCCTTTCCCAGACACCAGCCGTGATCTCCCTTTTCACCAGCAACAGGCCTTCAGCCAGGCCGCCCTTCCTCTACCCCCTGAGCATGTGCCCGTCAAGTACCTTCTGCCTGAGGCTCACTGGCACCATGCCGGGGCACAGCAGTCCCCGACGCTGGCATTTGGCCTGCAGCAGGGTCCCTTCACACAGCTTCAGCTTCAACAgcacaaacagcaacaacagcagctcCAGGCCCCACACAATGCCCTGCACAGTCTAGAAGAG TATGAACCTCGAGGGCCCGGACGGCCCCTGTACCAGAGGCGGATATCCTCCAGCTCTCCTCAGCCATACGGGGAAAGTGTGGTGCAGTGTAAGGAGTCTCAGGATCCCACAGGCTGTTTCACATATCCCACTGCAGACCTGTGGCCCAGCCAAGGCCCCGCTCCACTCCACAACATTCCATGCAATGGAGCGAGTCACCTCGTCCCTCAGAGGGATATTTTAG TTTCTAAGGCGCTGAATGCTGCAGAGGATCTCGCCCAGGCTGAGTGTGTGCAGCAGCCTCCTCACTCCGCTGGCCTTGCAGCGCTTCAGCAGCATGGACAGTTTCCAGCCCTTCTGCCTAGCAAGCAGACCCCCCCAGACCCAGGAGGAGTGGGCTCCATGCCAGCCTCAGGCCACAACAAACCCCCTGCCATGTCCTACGCCAGCGCTCTTCGAGCTCCCCCCAAGCCCCGCTGCCCGCTGCCTGAGCAGACCAAAAAGAACAGCGACCCCATCTCTCTGTTACAAGACCTTAGCATAGGGAGTTCCAATAGTAGCAATGGCTATTACTCGTATTTTAAGtaa